The Primulina eburnea isolate SZY01 chromosome 18, ASM2296580v1, whole genome shotgun sequence genome segment TAGGATCATCCTCCATCAATCCAATGTCTGCCtcatgttcttgaagaaatacaATGTAATCATCTGGCACTGCATTTCTCCGCTCTCTAGTGGATCTCCTTAATGGCATAGGTTCTGGAGGTGCTTGAGTTTGTTCATCTGGAATGGGAGGATCTCTAATATTGTCTTCCTGTATTGTGTCTTGGTCAAAGTGAGGAATATGATCCTGATCAATGTCCAAGACACATGTGGGAATATTTACATATTCCTCTTCAAAGACAATATCCCTGACTTTATCTCCCCCCGCAAACTCAACATCTTCAAAGAACTGGGCATTTCCCGACTCAAAAATCGACTTACTTGTGGGATCATAAAACTTGTACCCCCTGGATCTTTCAGAGTAtccaataaaataacaactaacCGTCCTTGAGTCTAGTTTCTTTTCATTAGGCTTGTAAGGCCTTGCCTCAGCTGGACATCCCCAAACGTGCAGATGCTTAAGACTGGGCTTTTTACCCGTCCAAAGTTCATAAGGGGTTTTGGTCGCTGCCTTAGTTGGAACCCTGTTAAGGATATATGCTGCGGTCTTTAGTGCTTCTCCCCAGAGTGATTCTGGTAAGGTAGAATGAATGATCATACTCCTCACCATGTCCTTAAGCGTTCTGTTTCGTCTTTCAGTAACATCATTCATAGTGGGCGAACCCGGCATAGTGTACTGTGGGACGATACCGCATTCCTCTAGGAATCTAGCAAAAGGTCCTGGACGTTGTTCACCTGAACCGTCATATCTACCATAGTATTCACCACCACGGTCAGATCTAACGCTTTTAATCTTTAAGCCaagttgattttcaacttcagctttATATTTTTTGAATACATCCAATGACTGTGCCTTTTCATGAATGAGATAAATGAAGCCATATCTTGAAAAATCGTTTGTGAACGTTATAAAATACTGTTGACCATTCCAAGAAACCGAAGGgaatggtccacaaatatcagtaTGTATAAGTTCTAAGATGCCTGAACACCTATTGGCTTCAAATCTCCTTTTGTTGGTTTGTTTTCCCTTTATACAATTAACACAATTATTAAAATCTGTCTCCTTATTCTCTTTTCAGAGATATGACCCAATCTTTTGTGCCATAACGCAGCTGAATTCTCACAGGTTAATTTTCTTTTAGTGCCTCTACTTGTTTGCAGGGATTCATTAAATGAAGCAATATCATTCAAAGAATAAAGATTATCGTATCCTGATAAAGAACCAGAACCAACCAATTTTGAATCGAGAAACAACTGAATATTCCATTTCCAAAAGAACAAGAATAACCAAATTTGTCCAATGCAGAAATGGAAATCAAATTCCGTCTAAAAGACGGCACAACAAATGTTTCATAAAAATCCAAATATATTCCAGTCTTTAACAATAATCTAAATATTCCTATTGCCTCAACTTAAACTTTGTTGCCGTCACCAACATAGATGAATCTTTCAACATCATTTGGTTTTCGGCAATCCAGGCAACCCTGCATAGACACACTGATGCGAGTTGTTACACCAGAATCTATCCACCACGTGTGTCTAGGCACTGAAGTTAAATTAACCTCAGAACAAACCATATTCAGAAGCATACCTTTCTTAGCACGCCAAGCGTGATAATTACTGCACTGCTTCTTCATATGCCCATCACTGCCACAGAAAAAACAACCAGAACTTTGAGAATCACTAGGATTCTTTTGTTGTTTCTTCGGAGGCTGTGTATCCGCAGCTTCCTTATCCTTCCTTTTCTTTCCTTTATCCTTCGAGGTAGAGGCATAATGAGCACTTTCTGTCTTGTCTTGCTTCAACCTTTCCTCTTCCTGGACACAGTGCGAGATGAGCTCATTCAGAGACCAAGTCTCTTTCTGACAGTTATAGCTCACCTGGAACTGGTTAAACTGATGAGGAAGAGATATCAAAACCAGATGCACCAGCAAGTCCTCAGAGAGGTCAAGCTTCAGTGCTTTCAACTTTGAAGCAAGATGAGACATTTCCATAATGTACTCCCTGATGTTACCCTTACCCTTGTACCTCACTGAAACTAGGCTTGCCAAAAGTGTACCAATTTCAGACTTTTCACTTTTAGCAAACCTCTTTTCGAGGTCTTGAAGAAAAGCCTTAGCCGTAGCAATGTCGCTAGACATTGTGCCCCTGAATGTTTCTGGAATGGCCCTCTTCATGATCATCATACACATGCGATTCGATCTCTCCCACCTTTCAAACTCCCTCTTTTCATCAGAGGTACTCTTATCCGTAATGACGGGAGGAGAGTCAATCCTTATCGCAAGGTCTAAATCCATGACTCCGAGAACTATCAACAAATTCTCTTGCCACGATTTAAAATTAGAGCCATTTAACATAGGAATAGAATTTATGTTGGAATGAATATTTGCAGGAGTTAAATCTGAACAGAGAACAAAAAAACCAAATATACATGCTCAATcaaatatccaaataaaataatcaataaattcaaataaggTAAACCCCCATAAACAGAATATCGAGCACTCCATTAATGTTTCATCTTTGGACAAAAGATTAACTTGTAAGTGATATCCTGGCACAGCAGTCAAACACTGATAGTAACTATCATGTCAAATAACAACcttcctt includes the following:
- the LOC140819868 gene encoding uncharacterized protein: MLNGSNFKSWQENLLIVLGVMDLDLAIRIDSPPVITDKSTSDEKREFERWERSNRMCMMIMKRAIPETFRGTMSSDIATAKAFLQDLEKRFAKSEKSEIGTLLASLVSVRYKGKGNIREYIMEMSHLASKLKALKLDLSEDLLVHLVLISLPHQFNQFQVSYNCQKETWSLNELISHCVQEEERLKQDKTESAHYASTSKDKGKKRKDKEAADTQPPKKQQKNPSDSQSSGCFFCGSDGHMKKQCSNYHAWRAKKGLPGLPKTK